A single region of the Hoeflea prorocentri genome encodes:
- a CDS encoding GMC family oxidoreductase has translation MTESFDHIVVGGGSAGCVAAARLASEGKAKVLLLEAGHSNRHPLLDMPPGIFKMINGSKYMRYHRTVPQEHLDGRVHDIPQGNVLGGGSSVNAQVYMRGRPSDYDEWDEVLRGNNDRVGWGWDDVLPHFVRMESNNRLNGAYHGTKGPMLVSDPGHIDEFSRWFVQAVQALGEPFNVDFNGASQRGVGFYQFMNRHGKRSSAAYAYVTPQENNPNLTVRLRCEVQKVVVESGRAVGVTYKDKSGNVRTVHCDGEVIVASGALVTPKVLMLSGIGPADQLAQHGISCHADLAGVGQNLIDHPEVPITALANGPFGYYKQGEGWRMLKNGIQFKLFGSGPVTSAGVEAGAFVNPSDPDAPPTIQAFCVPIVYLDRDTLDLVEDGHGLTVTTVVVKPRSRGEVRLASADPSDMPLVSPGLLKHSDDMKEMIAGQRFFLRAFAAHPLADHIERVAIPSPDDQSDKALKAHCKRFVKTNYHPAGSARMGADGDPMAVLDARMRVRGVDGLRVCDMSAVPNINAGNTNAPAMMLGDRCADLVMGL, from the coding sequence ATGACCGAGAGCTTCGATCATATCGTCGTCGGCGGCGGCTCCGCCGGTTGCGTGGCTGCTGCGCGGTTGGCAAGTGAAGGCAAGGCGAAGGTGCTGTTGCTTGAGGCCGGTCATTCGAACCGCCACCCACTGCTTGATATGCCACCCGGCATCTTCAAGATGATCAACGGTTCCAAATATATGCGCTATCATCGCACCGTGCCTCAGGAGCACCTGGACGGGCGTGTTCACGATATACCGCAGGGCAATGTTCTGGGCGGCGGATCTTCCGTCAATGCGCAGGTCTATATGCGCGGCCGGCCTTCCGACTACGATGAATGGGACGAAGTTCTGCGTGGCAATAATGACCGCGTCGGATGGGGTTGGGACGACGTGTTGCCGCATTTCGTCCGCATGGAAAGCAACAACCGCCTGAATGGCGCATATCACGGCACAAAAGGCCCGATGCTGGTATCGGATCCCGGCCATATCGATGAGTTCTCGCGCTGGTTCGTGCAGGCGGTGCAGGCGCTCGGCGAGCCGTTCAATGTTGACTTTAACGGCGCCAGCCAGCGTGGCGTCGGCTTCTACCAGTTCATGAACCGGCATGGAAAGCGCAGTTCGGCGGCCTACGCCTATGTGACGCCGCAGGAGAACAATCCGAACCTGACCGTGCGCTTGCGCTGCGAGGTGCAGAAGGTCGTTGTCGAAAGCGGGCGGGCGGTCGGCGTTACCTACAAGGACAAGAGCGGCAATGTGCGGACCGTGCATTGCGACGGCGAGGTCATTGTCGCAAGCGGTGCGCTCGTCACGCCGAAAGTCCTGATGCTGTCGGGCATTGGCCCGGCCGACCAACTGGCGCAGCATGGCATATCCTGTCACGCCGATCTTGCCGGTGTCGGACAGAACCTGATCGATCATCCGGAGGTTCCGATCACTGCGCTCGCCAATGGCCCGTTCGGCTATTACAAGCAGGGCGAGGGCTGGCGGATGCTGAAAAACGGCATTCAGTTCAAGCTGTTCGGTTCCGGCCCTGTGACATCTGCAGGGGTTGAGGCAGGCGCATTCGTCAATCCGTCAGATCCCGATGCGCCGCCGACCATCCAGGCCTTTTGTGTGCCGATCGTCTATCTGGATCGCGATACGCTCGATCTGGTTGAGGACGGTCACGGTCTGACGGTGACGACAGTCGTCGTCAAACCGCGTTCGCGCGGCGAAGTCCGTCTTGCATCGGCCGATCCGTCCGATATGCCGCTCGTTTCTCCCGGTTTGTTGAAGCATTCGGACGACATGAAGGAGATGATTGCCGGGCAACGGTTTTTCCTGCGCGCCTTTGCGGCCCATCCGCTGGCGGACCATATCGAGCGGGTCGCTATCCCGTCGCCCGACGACCAGTCGGACAAAGCGCTGAAGGCGCATTGCAAACGGTTTGTGAAAACCAACTATCATCCCGCCGGTTCAGCGCGCATGGGGGCCGATGGCGATCCCATGGCGGTGCTGGATGCGCGTATGCGGGTGCGCGGGGTCGATGGGCTGCGGGTCTGTGATATGTCGGCAGTGCCCAATATCAATGCGGGCAACACCAATGCGCCGGCCATGATGCTCGGCGACCGCTGCGCAGATCTGGTGATGGGGCTTTAA
- a CDS encoding FCD domain-containing protein produces the protein MSTNNYDDEGNVTVHSRRAADAVIEKLEEQIVSGVLENDAPLPAERNLMEQFNASRTVIREAIATLSSRGLIESKPRYRPIVRKPDYETALTAVGGVVRHLLSEHGGVKNLYDSRVFIERALVREAALSAQKDDIQQLRQALADNERSIGDSAAFYATDTAFHGVLYKVPKNPIFPAIHEGYTSWLAPHWEKMLRSPERNTVNYKSHEAIFMAIVERDPDAAEEALVNHLKAAWEYVRVTFDAGEL, from the coding sequence GTGAGCACGAACAACTATGATGATGAGGGCAATGTGACGGTTCATTCCCGTCGGGCGGCCGACGCCGTGATCGAAAAGCTGGAGGAGCAGATTGTGTCCGGCGTGCTTGAGAACGATGCGCCACTGCCGGCCGAACGCAATCTCATGGAACAGTTCAATGCGAGCCGTACCGTTATCCGCGAAGCCATCGCCACGCTCTCCAGCCGCGGTCTGATAGAAAGCAAGCCGCGCTATCGTCCCATCGTCCGCAAGCCCGACTACGAAACCGCACTTACAGCCGTTGGGGGTGTCGTGCGGCATCTGCTGAGCGAACATGGCGGCGTGAAGAACCTTTATGACAGCCGTGTCTTCATCGAGCGTGCATTGGTGCGCGAGGCCGCCTTGTCGGCTCAAAAGGACGACATCCAGCAACTGAGACAGGCGCTGGCGGACAACGAACGTTCGATCGGCGATTCAGCGGCGTTCTACGCGACCGACACCGCCTTTCACGGCGTGCTCTACAAGGTTCCTAAAAACCCGATTTTTCCCGCCATTCACGAGGGCTACACCTCATGGTTGGCGCCGCACTGGGAAAAGATGCTGCGCTCGCCGGAGCGCAATACTGTCAACTACAAAAGTCATGAGGCGATTTTCATGGCGATCGTCGAGCGGGATCCGGATGCCGCCGAGGAAGCCCTGGTCAATCATCTGAAGGCGGCCTGGGAATATGTTCGCGTGACCTTTGACGCCGGGGAGCTATGA